The Petropleomorpha daqingensis genome includes a window with the following:
- a CDS encoding hemolysin family protein, which translates to MTEVLSLLLGVAVVLGITVLTGYFVAQEFAFMAVDRAGLAARAETGDAAARRALSVTRRTSFMLSGAQLGITVTGLLVGYVAEPLIGESLGALLGGVGIPVAVSVGIGAVLALLFSTVVQMLFGELFPKNLAIARAEPVARWLSASTTVYLTVFGWLIRVFDQASNLLLRVLKIEPVHDVEHAATARDLEHIVEESRESGDLPAELSMLVDRILDFPDRDVEHAMIPRPRVDTVGGTETIGRLRELMASGHSRYPVLDTATGDVTGVVHLADLLTTAEPTTAPVTAIARECLVVSTFTPLPDALRQLTDTGNQLACVIDEYGGFAGILTLEDLAEELVGEITDEHDTDVDPGYVPVQDDGVWEMAGDVHVDEVERALAVDLPRGHYETMAGLVIAVAGTLPEPGATLTVELPPDPGDLVHADAPASRVLHVEVLAVDRHVPSRVRLELPR; encoded by the coding sequence GTGACAGAAGTGCTCTCGCTGCTGCTCGGGGTGGCCGTGGTCCTGGGGATCACCGTCCTCACCGGCTACTTCGTGGCCCAGGAGTTCGCCTTCATGGCGGTCGACCGGGCCGGCCTGGCCGCGCGGGCGGAGACCGGCGACGCCGCCGCCCGCCGCGCGCTTTCCGTCACCCGCCGGACGTCGTTCATGCTCTCCGGCGCCCAGTTGGGCATCACCGTGACCGGGCTGCTCGTGGGCTACGTCGCCGAGCCGCTCATCGGCGAGTCCCTGGGCGCTCTGCTCGGTGGTGTCGGCATCCCGGTCGCGGTCAGCGTCGGCATCGGTGCGGTGCTCGCGCTGCTGTTCTCCACCGTCGTCCAGATGCTCTTCGGCGAGCTGTTCCCGAAGAACCTCGCCATCGCCCGCGCCGAGCCGGTGGCCCGCTGGCTGAGCGCGTCCACCACCGTCTACCTGACCGTGTTCGGCTGGCTGATCCGGGTGTTCGACCAGGCCTCGAACCTGCTGCTGCGCGTGCTGAAGATCGAGCCGGTGCACGACGTCGAGCACGCCGCCACCGCCCGTGACCTGGAGCACATCGTCGAGGAGTCCCGGGAGTCCGGCGACCTGCCGGCGGAGCTGTCGATGCTGGTCGACCGGATCCTCGACTTCCCCGACCGCGACGTCGAGCACGCGATGATCCCGAGGCCACGGGTGGACACCGTCGGCGGCACCGAGACGATCGGCCGGCTGCGGGAGCTCATGGCCTCCGGGCACTCCCGCTACCCGGTGCTCGACACCGCGACCGGCGACGTCACCGGCGTGGTGCACCTGGCCGACCTGCTGACCACCGCCGAGCCGACCACCGCCCCGGTGACCGCGATCGCCCGCGAGTGCCTGGTGGTCTCGACGTTCACCCCGCTGCCCGATGCCCTCCGCCAGCTCACCGACACCGGCAACCAGCTGGCCTGCGTGATCGACGAGTACGGCGGGTTCGCCGGGATCCTCACCCTCGAGGACCTCGCCGAGGAGCTGGTCGGCGAGATCACCGACGAGCACGACACCGACGTCGACCCCGGGTACGTGCCGGTCCAGGACGACGGCGTGTGGGAGATGGCCGGTGACGTGCACGTCGACGAGGTCGAGCGCGCCCTCGCCGTCGACCTGCCGCGCGGGCACTACGAGACGATGGCCGGCCTCGTCATCGCCGTGGCCGGCACGCTGCCCGAGCCGGGTGCGACGCTGACCGTGGAGCTGCCGCCCGACCCGGGCGACCTGGTGCACGCCGACGCGCCGGCGTCGCGGGTGCTGCACGTCGAGGTGCTCGCCGTCGACCGGCACGTGCCCTCGCGCGTCCGCCTGGAGCTGCCCCGATGA
- the orn gene encoding oligoribonuclease: protein MAESAGHLVWIDCEMTGLDLVKDRLVEVAVLVTDSELNALDPGLDLVINAPDDVLDGMTEVVAEMHAKSGLTDAVRASTLTLAEAEQQLLAYIKRFVPERRSAPLCGNSIGTDRGFLARDMPELDDHLHYRMVDVSSLKELARRWFPRVYFAQPPKGLAHRALADIIESVRELAYYRKTLFVAPPGPSSDEAQAAAGGVVASYAELLASGDAGGGAARAASEG, encoded by the coding sequence GTGGCGGAGAGCGCGGGACACCTGGTCTGGATCGACTGCGAGATGACGGGCCTGGACCTGGTCAAGGACAGGCTCGTCGAGGTCGCCGTCCTCGTCACCGACTCCGAGCTCAACGCGCTGGACCCCGGCCTCGACCTCGTGATCAACGCGCCGGACGACGTCCTCGACGGGATGACCGAGGTCGTCGCCGAGATGCACGCCAAGTCCGGGCTGACCGACGCCGTGCGCGCCTCGACGCTCACCCTGGCCGAGGCCGAGCAGCAGCTGCTGGCCTACATCAAGCGGTTCGTCCCCGAGCGGCGCAGCGCGCCGCTGTGCGGCAACTCGATCGGCACCGACCGCGGTTTCCTCGCCCGGGACATGCCCGAGCTCGACGACCACCTGCACTACCGGATGGTCGACGTCTCCTCGCTCAAGGAGCTGGCCCGGCGCTGGTTCCCGCGGGTGTACTTCGCCCAGCCGCCCAAGGGCCTCGCCCACCGAGCGCTGGCCGACATCATCGAGTCGGTGCGCGAGCTGGCCTACTACCGCAAGACGCTGTTCGTGGCGCCCCCCGGTCCGAGCAGCGACGAGGCGCAGGCGGCCGCCGGTGGAGTGGTCGCCTCCTACGCCGAACTGCTGGCCTCCGGCGACGCCGGGGGCGGCGCCGCCCGGGCCGCGTCGGAAGGCTGA
- a CDS encoding SACE_7040 family transcriptional regulator translates to MAESVMDAALHADAGNPSRREQILRAAAQLFAERGSRNVGVDDVGAAVGVTGPAIYRHFAGKDAMLAEMLLRISERLLAGGTEVVAAAGADPQAQLRALVDFQVDFALDNPALITVQDRDLGSLPDDDAAQVRRLQRRYVEVWVTVLARLHPASDAETCRARAHAVFGLINSTPHSAGRLDRPAMAALLTAMALAAATS, encoded by the coding sequence ATGGCCGAGAGCGTCATGGACGCCGCGCTGCACGCCGACGCGGGCAATCCTTCTCGCCGCGAGCAGATCCTGCGCGCCGCGGCGCAGCTCTTCGCCGAGCGCGGTTCGCGCAACGTCGGCGTGGACGACGTCGGCGCGGCCGTCGGGGTCACCGGCCCCGCGATCTACCGGCACTTCGCGGGCAAGGACGCGATGCTCGCCGAGATGCTGCTGCGGATCAGCGAGCGGCTCCTGGCCGGCGGCACCGAGGTCGTGGCCGCCGCCGGGGCCGACCCGCAGGCGCAGCTCCGGGCGCTGGTCGACTTCCAGGTGGACTTCGCGCTGGACAACCCCGCGCTGATCACCGTGCAGGACCGCGACCTGGGCTCACTGCCGGACGACGACGCCGCGCAGGTGCGCCGGCTGCAGCGCCGCTACGTCGAGGTGTGGGTGACCGTGCTGGCACGGCTGCACCCCGCGTCCGACGCCGAGACCTGCCGGGCGCGGGCGCACGCCGTCTTCGGGCTGATCAACTCCACGCCGCACAGCGCCGGCCGCCTCGACCGCCCCGCGATGGCCGCCCTGCTCACCGCGATGGCCCTCGCCGCCGCGACCTCATAG
- a CDS encoding carboxyl transferase domain-containing protein has protein sequence MDAPVLPRPTTTDVDAAARNAAAHRALVADLADELHRAAQGGGERARQRHVERGKLLPRERVDSLLDPGSRFLELSPLAAHGLYDGDAPSAGIITGIGRVSGRECVVVANDATVKGGTYYPMTVKKHLRAQEVALHNRLPCIYLVDSGGAFLPMQDDVFPDREHFGRIFYNQATMSKAGIPQIAAVLGSCTAGGAYVPAMSDEAVIVRNQGTIFLGGPPLVKAATGEVVTAEELGGGELHSRVSGVTDHLAEDDAHALAIVRQIVGTLGPREPRPWEVEPTEPPLVDPESIYDVVPPDSRTPYDVREVIARLVDGSRFAEFKPLYGPTLVTGFARLHGHPVGIIANNGVLFAESALKGAHFIELCDRRSIPLLFLQNITGFMVGRDYEAGGIAKHGAKMVTAVACARVPKLTVVIGGSFGAGNYSMCGRAYSPRFLFTWPNARISVMGGEQAASVLATVRRDGIEARGEEWSADDEEAFKAPIREQYEHQGHPYYATARVWDDGVIDPAQTRTVLGLALSACANAPLGELGYGVFRM, from the coding sequence GTGGACGCACCGGTGCTTCCCCGACCCACCACGACCGACGTCGACGCCGCCGCGCGCAACGCCGCAGCGCACCGCGCGCTGGTCGCCGACCTGGCCGACGAGCTGCACCGCGCGGCCCAGGGCGGCGGGGAGCGGGCCCGGCAGCGGCACGTCGAGCGCGGCAAGCTGCTGCCCCGCGAGCGGGTGGACTCGCTGCTCGATCCGGGCAGCCGGTTCCTCGAGCTCTCGCCGCTGGCCGCGCACGGGCTCTACGACGGCGACGCCCCCTCCGCCGGGATCATCACCGGCATCGGGCGGGTGAGCGGCCGCGAGTGCGTCGTCGTCGCCAACGACGCCACCGTCAAGGGCGGCACCTACTACCCGATGACGGTGAAGAAGCACCTGCGCGCGCAGGAGGTGGCCCTGCACAACCGGCTGCCGTGCATCTACCTGGTCGACTCCGGCGGGGCGTTCCTGCCGATGCAGGACGACGTCTTCCCCGACCGCGAGCACTTCGGCCGGATCTTCTACAACCAGGCCACGATGTCGAAGGCCGGCATCCCGCAGATCGCCGCCGTCCTCGGGTCCTGCACCGCCGGTGGTGCCTACGTGCCGGCCATGAGCGACGAGGCGGTCATCGTCCGCAACCAGGGCACGATCTTCCTCGGCGGCCCGCCGCTGGTGAAGGCGGCGACCGGCGAGGTCGTGACCGCGGAGGAGCTCGGCGGCGGCGAGCTGCACAGCCGGGTCAGCGGGGTCACCGACCACCTGGCCGAGGACGACGCGCACGCGCTGGCGATCGTCCGGCAGATCGTCGGCACCCTCGGCCCGCGCGAGCCGCGGCCGTGGGAGGTGGAGCCGACCGAGCCGCCGCTCGTCGACCCGGAGTCGATCTACGACGTCGTCCCGCCGGACTCGCGCACGCCCTACGACGTCCGCGAGGTGATCGCCCGGCTGGTCGACGGCAGCCGGTTCGCCGAGTTCAAGCCGCTGTACGGGCCGACGCTGGTCACCGGCTTCGCGCGCCTGCACGGCCACCCGGTCGGGATCATCGCGAACAACGGCGTGCTGTTCGCCGAGTCGGCGCTGAAGGGCGCGCACTTCATCGAGCTGTGCGACCGCCGCTCGATCCCGCTGCTGTTCCTGCAGAACATCACCGGGTTCATGGTCGGGCGCGACTACGAGGCCGGGGGCATCGCCAAGCACGGCGCCAAGATGGTCACCGCGGTCGCCTGCGCGCGGGTGCCGAAGCTGACCGTGGTCATCGGTGGCTCGTTCGGGGCCGGCAACTACTCGATGTGCGGCCGGGCGTACTCGCCCCGGTTCCTCTTCACCTGGCCCAACGCGCGGATCTCGGTGATGGGCGGCGAGCAGGCGGCCAGCGTGCTGGCGACGGTCCGCCGCGACGGCATCGAGGCCCGCGGCGAGGAGTGGTCGGCCGACGACGAAGAGGCGTTCAAGGCGCCGATCCGCGAGCAGTACGAGCACCAGGGGCACCCGTACTACGCCACCGCCCGCGTCTGGGACGACGGCGTCATCGATCCCGCGCAGACCCGCACCGTGCTCGGGCTCGCCCTCTCCGCGTGCGCCAACGCGCCGCTGGGCGAGCTCGGCTACGGCGTCTTCCGGATGTGA
- a CDS encoding acetyl/propionyl/methylcrotonyl-CoA carboxylase subunit alpha, which yields MFDTVLVANRGEIAVRVIRTLRAMGVRSVAVYSAADAGALHTRVADVAVPIGPAPAAESYLSIERVLDAAARSGAQAIHPGYGFLSENVEFARACEKAGIVFIGPPVAAIEAMADKIRAKQTVSAAGVPVVPGRTEPGMDDDAVAAAAVEAGFPVLLKPSAGGGGKGMRVVRSADELPDAIAAARREARGSFGDDTLLVERYVGNSRHIEVQVLGDTYGTVIHLGERECSLQRRHQKVIEEAPSPLLDPMRRARMGTAAVEAARAVGYTGAGTVEFIVDADRPDDFFFLEMNTRLQVEHPVTELVTGLDLVELQVRIAAGEQLPVEQGDVSLDGHAIEARVYAEDPSRGFLPQAGTVLGLAEPDGPGIRVDSSLAVGSVVGTDYDPMLAKVIAWGPDRDTARARLIGALGHTAVLGVTTNTPFLRALLADRDVAAGRLDTGLIERRGDALTVLAPPSAAVHAAAALFELLEAEPAGPVVDPWDVPDGWRLGEPAWTVRRLQAAGGDPVTVRVRGRAAAAQVWVGDGVALAASAHRDGDRLTVTLDGVTHRFAVVHTGGTLWLAAEGQVTALREHERLHDTGEGAAGGGVVTAPMPGTVTVVQAAVGDEVTAGTPLLVVEAMKMEHVLTAPVDGVVTVLSVTAGQPVRLDEQVAVVTPATTEGE from the coding sequence ATGTTCGACACCGTGCTCGTCGCCAACCGCGGCGAGATCGCCGTCCGCGTCATCCGGACGCTGCGCGCCATGGGCGTGCGCTCCGTCGCCGTCTACAGCGCGGCCGACGCCGGCGCGCTGCACACCCGCGTCGCCGACGTCGCCGTCCCGATCGGGCCCGCCCCGGCCGCCGAGAGCTACCTGTCGATCGAGCGGGTGCTCGACGCCGCCGCCCGCAGCGGCGCGCAGGCGATCCACCCCGGCTACGGCTTCCTGTCGGAGAACGTGGAGTTCGCCCGCGCCTGCGAGAAGGCCGGGATCGTGTTCATCGGACCGCCGGTCGCCGCGATCGAGGCGATGGCCGACAAGATCCGCGCCAAGCAGACGGTGAGCGCGGCCGGGGTGCCGGTCGTCCCGGGCCGCACCGAGCCGGGCATGGACGACGACGCGGTCGCCGCCGCGGCGGTCGAGGCCGGCTTCCCGGTGCTGCTCAAGCCCAGCGCGGGCGGTGGCGGCAAGGGCATGCGCGTCGTGCGGTCCGCCGACGAGCTGCCCGACGCCATCGCCGCCGCCCGCCGCGAGGCCCGCGGGTCCTTCGGCGACGACACCTTGCTGGTCGAGCGGTACGTCGGCAACTCCCGGCACATCGAGGTGCAGGTTCTCGGCGACACCTACGGCACCGTGATCCACCTCGGCGAGCGCGAGTGCAGCCTGCAGCGCCGGCACCAGAAGGTGATCGAGGAGGCGCCCTCGCCGCTGCTGGACCCGATGCGGCGCGCGCGCATGGGCACCGCGGCGGTCGAGGCCGCCCGCGCCGTCGGCTACACCGGCGCCGGCACGGTGGAGTTCATCGTCGACGCCGACCGGCCGGACGACTTCTTCTTCCTCGAGATGAACACCCGGCTGCAGGTCGAGCACCCGGTCACCGAGCTGGTCACCGGGCTGGATCTGGTGGAGCTGCAGGTGCGCATCGCCGCCGGGGAGCAGCTGCCGGTCGAGCAGGGCGACGTCTCGCTCGACGGGCACGCGATCGAGGCGCGGGTCTACGCGGAGGACCCGTCCCGCGGCTTCCTGCCGCAGGCCGGCACCGTGCTCGGGCTGGCCGAGCCGGACGGTCCCGGCATCCGGGTCGACAGCTCGCTGGCCGTCGGCAGCGTCGTCGGCACCGACTACGACCCGATGCTGGCCAAGGTCATCGCCTGGGGCCCCGACCGCGACACCGCCCGGGCGCGGCTGATCGGCGCCCTCGGGCACACCGCCGTCCTCGGTGTCACCACCAACACCCCGTTCCTGAGGGCGCTGCTCGCCGATCGGGACGTCGCGGCCGGCCGGCTGGACACCGGGCTGATCGAGCGCCGCGGCGACGCGCTCACCGTGCTGGCGCCGCCGTCGGCCGCGGTCCACGCCGCCGCCGCGCTCTTCGAGCTGCTCGAGGCCGAGCCCGCCGGGCCGGTCGTCGACCCGTGGGACGTGCCCGACGGCTGGCGGCTCGGCGAACCGGCGTGGACGGTGCGGCGGCTGCAGGCCGCCGGCGGCGACCCGGTGACGGTCCGGGTCCGCGGGCGGGCGGCCGCCGCGCAGGTCTGGGTGGGGGACGGCGTCGCCCTCGCGGCGTCGGCGCACCGGGACGGCGACCGGCTGACCGTCACCCTGGACGGCGTCACGCACCGCTTCGCCGTCGTCCACACCGGCGGCACCCTCTGGCTGGCCGCCGAGGGCCAGGTGACCGCCCTGCGCGAGCACGAGCGGCTGCACGACACGGGCGAGGGCGCGGCCGGCGGCGGCGTCGTCACCGCCCCGATGCCCGGCACCGTGACCGTGGTGCAGGCGGCCGTCGGCGACGAGGTGACGGCGGGGACCCCGCTGCTGGTCGTCGAGGCGATGAAGATGGAGCACGTGCTGACCGCCCCGGTCGACGGGGTCGTCACCGTGCTCTCCGTGACGGCCGGCCAACCGGTGCGGCTGGACGAGCAGGTGGCCGTGGTGACCCCGGCGACCACCGAGGGGGAGTGA
- a CDS encoding acyl-CoA dehydrogenase family protein, translated as MLDYRLDAETEALRKTVREFALEVVAPQIGEFYERDEFPTAIVRQMGELGLFGLPFPEEYGGSGGDYFTLCVALEELARVDSSIAITLEAGVSLGAMPIYRFGTEEQKQRWLPRLCAGEALGAFGLTEPGGGSDAGATRTTARLEDGQWVINGSKAFITNSGTDITELVTVTAVTGTRPDGGKEISAIAVPSGTPGFTVGQRYSKVGWNASDTRELAFSDCRVPEENLVGERGRGYAQFLSILDEGRIAISALAVGLAQGCVDESVKYAGQREAFGQVIGKNQAIQFMIADMEVRAETARLAYYRAAEKMLRGEPFKREAAVAKLYSSEAAMENARWATQVHGGYGFMNEFPVGRFYRDAKILEIGEGTSEVQRMLIARSLGVG; from the coding sequence ATGCTGGACTACCGGCTCGACGCCGAGACCGAGGCCCTGCGCAAGACCGTGCGCGAGTTCGCGCTGGAGGTCGTGGCCCCGCAGATCGGCGAGTTCTACGAGCGCGACGAGTTCCCGACCGCGATCGTGCGGCAGATGGGCGAGCTGGGCCTGTTCGGCCTGCCGTTCCCCGAGGAGTACGGCGGCTCGGGCGGCGACTACTTCACCCTCTGCGTCGCGCTGGAGGAGCTGGCCCGGGTGGACTCGTCGATCGCGATCACCCTGGAGGCCGGCGTCTCGCTCGGCGCGATGCCGATCTACCGGTTCGGCACCGAGGAGCAGAAGCAGCGCTGGCTGCCGCGGCTGTGCGCCGGTGAGGCGCTGGGTGCGTTCGGGCTCACCGAGCCCGGCGGCGGTTCGGACGCCGGTGCCACCCGCACCACGGCCCGGCTCGAGGACGGCCAGTGGGTGATCAACGGCTCGAAGGCGTTCATCACCAACTCCGGCACCGACATCACCGAGCTGGTCACGGTCACCGCGGTCACCGGCACCCGTCCGGACGGCGGCAAGGAGATCTCGGCGATCGCCGTCCCGTCCGGCACGCCCGGCTTCACCGTCGGCCAGCGGTACTCCAAGGTCGGCTGGAACGCCTCGGACACCCGCGAGCTGGCCTTCTCCGACTGCCGGGTGCCCGAGGAGAACCTGGTGGGGGAGCGGGGCCGGGGCTACGCGCAGTTCCTGTCGATCCTCGACGAGGGCCGGATCGCCATCTCCGCGCTCGCGGTCGGCCTGGCCCAGGGCTGCGTGGACGAGTCGGTGAAGTACGCCGGGCAGCGCGAGGCGTTCGGCCAGGTCATCGGCAAGAACCAGGCGATCCAGTTCATGATCGCCGACATGGAGGTCCGCGCCGAGACGGCGCGGCTGGCCTACTACCGGGCGGCGGAGAAGATGCTGCGCGGCGAGCCGTTCAAGCGGGAGGCCGCCGTCGCCAAGCTGTACAGCTCCGAGGCGGCGATGGAGAACGCCCGCTGGGCCACCCAGGTGCACGGCGGCTACGGGTTCATGAACGAGTTCCCGGTCGGCCGGTTCTACCGCGACGCCAAGATCCTGGAGATCGGCGAGGGCACCAGCGAGGTGCAGCGGATGCTCATCGCCCGCTCGCTCGGGGTGGGCTGA
- a CDS encoding MSCRAMM family protein, whose product MPAPARRTGRRLLTRRGVAQGSVLGLGLLLATTATAPAASAAPGNANGNANGNQNANGPTSSGPVNTPPGAGNGNGVGNGTGGANGTGQGATNGTGVGDGTGNGVGNGNGVGSGNGNATSTPPDGGTPPPVVDPPPIGPVFGPFPKDMDPTNDIAVEPTGDVPGDLDLSGAQFTLTSTDDPTVSETCVTDESGRCTVHASVGQDPVAGQLYLPGGSYTVHQTTAVAGLAPAEADATLDVCTFLQAFLGGCPGGVTVQNAAQFRTAVVAEILDADSGQPVPGAEYQLTGQDYPHLPGPDGQPVAAADAVETSGDDGLVSFAGFFLPGTWTLTPGTTPDGYDADEEFTVEVTPPGAQDDGGPVTVQRLLHAAVVPGETTTPPAGDDGTTPPADGDGTTTPGDTGSTDTPPTSDPTGTTGNTNGTTGPTGTTGTSGSASVAPGGAPGGRVAAADQGTASAPTDDPAPAAPPAAPSSAGASTPSPAAEALAAPPAADTPALQTESSSIPEVGLIGFGLLLVVAIVVAVNVLRRRARGRA is encoded by the coding sequence ATGCCCGCGCCCGCTCGTCGCACCGGCCGCCGCCTCCTGACGCGCCGGGGGGTCGCCCAGGGGTCGGTCCTCGGTCTGGGCCTCCTGCTGGCGACCACCGCCACGGCTCCCGCAGCCTCCGCGGCACCCGGCAACGCGAACGGCAACGCCAACGGCAACCAGAACGCGAACGGGCCGACCAGCTCGGGCCCGGTGAACACCCCGCCCGGCGCCGGGAACGGCAACGGCGTCGGCAACGGGACCGGCGGCGCCAACGGGACCGGGCAGGGAGCCACCAACGGCACCGGCGTCGGGGACGGCACGGGCAACGGGGTCGGCAACGGCAACGGCGTGGGCAGCGGCAACGGGAACGCGACCTCCACCCCGCCGGACGGGGGAACCCCGCCTCCGGTGGTCGACCCGCCGCCGATCGGCCCGGTGTTCGGTCCGTTCCCGAAGGACATGGACCCGACCAACGACATCGCGGTCGAGCCGACCGGCGACGTCCCCGGCGACCTGGACCTGTCCGGTGCCCAGTTCACCCTGACCAGCACCGACGACCCGACGGTGTCGGAGACGTGCGTCACCGACGAGTCGGGGCGGTGCACCGTGCACGCCTCCGTCGGCCAGGACCCGGTCGCGGGGCAGCTCTACCTGCCGGGTGGCAGCTACACGGTGCACCAGACCACGGCGGTCGCCGGGCTCGCACCGGCGGAGGCCGACGCGACGCTGGACGTCTGCACGTTCCTGCAGGCGTTCCTCGGCGGCTGCCCGGGGGGCGTCACGGTGCAGAACGCCGCGCAGTTCCGCACCGCGGTCGTCGCGGAGATCCTCGACGCGGACAGCGGTCAGCCGGTCCCGGGCGCGGAGTACCAGCTGACCGGTCAGGACTACCCGCACCTGCCCGGGCCGGACGGGCAGCCGGTCGCGGCGGCCGATGCCGTCGAGACCAGCGGGGACGACGGCCTGGTCTCCTTCGCCGGCTTCTTCCTCCCCGGCACCTGGACCCTGACGCCGGGGACCACCCCCGACGGATACGACGCGGACGAGGAGTTCACCGTCGAGGTGACCCCGCCGGGGGCCCAGGACGACGGCGGGCCGGTCACCGTCCAGCGGTTGCTGCACGCGGCCGTCGTCCCGGGTGAGACCACGACCCCTCCGGCGGGCGACGACGGCACCACCCCGCCGGCGGACGGCGACGGGACCACGACTCCCGGCGACACCGGGTCCACCGACACCCCACCCACCAGCGACCCGACCGGCACGACGGGGAACACCAACGGCACGACCGGCCCGACGGGCACGACCGGCACGTCGGGCAGCGCATCGGTGGCACCGGGTGGCGCACCGGGCGGCCGGGTCGCCGCCGCCGACCAGGGCACGGCGAGCGCGCCCACCGACGACCCGGCGCCGGCCGCCCCGCCCGCCGCGCCGTCGTCCGCCGGCGCCTCGACCCCGTCGCCGGCCGCCGAGGCGCTGGCGGCACCGCCGGCCGCCGACACCCCGGCTCTGCAGACCGAGAGCAGCAGCATCCCGGAGGTCGGGCTGATCGGCTTCGGGCTCCTGCTCGTCGTCGCGATCGTCGTCGCGGTGAACGTGCTGCGCCGGAGGGCACGTGGGCGGGCCTGA
- a CDS encoding GNAT family N-acetyltransferase, with product MGGPDAWWARLLDPEEPGQPEVRTLVGVLSGEFPPRAVVDLPGARRPSDWLVAVRSDGRTGRVLTLDVRLPAAPLLWYVEVPEPHADPAATTLVAFSDARHADGTLLDDAAARALGVVGEHQVAALRWWPRRGLINQIYVAPEHRRLGIAAKLGHAAFALQRARGLPDLTADGRRTDLGERFREGLPAYAAWRLAPRTHRQPPMDGAA from the coding sequence GTGGGCGGGCCTGACGCCTGGTGGGCCCGGCTCCTCGATCCCGAGGAGCCGGGGCAGCCGGAGGTGCGCACCCTCGTCGGGGTGCTGTCCGGTGAGTTCCCGCCCCGGGCCGTGGTCGACCTGCCCGGTGCACGCCGGCCGTCCGACTGGCTGGTCGCCGTCCGTTCCGACGGCCGGACCGGGCGGGTGCTGACGCTCGACGTCCGGCTGCCTGCCGCGCCGCTGCTCTGGTACGTCGAGGTGCCCGAACCGCACGCCGATCCGGCCGCCACCACGCTGGTCGCGTTCTCCGACGCGCGGCACGCCGACGGGACCCTGCTGGACGACGCCGCTGCGCGCGCCCTCGGCGTGGTCGGCGAGCACCAGGTCGCCGCGCTGCGCTGGTGGCCGCGGCGTGGGCTGATCAACCAGATCTACGTCGCTCCCGAGCACCGCCGGCTCGGCATCGCGGCGAAGCTCGGGCACGCCGCCTTCGCCCTCCAGCGGGCTCGCGGGCTACCGGACCTCACCGCGGACGGCCGCCGGACCGACCTCGGCGAGCGCTTCCGCGAGGGGTTGCCGGCCTACGCCGCGTGGCGACTGGCGCCGCGCACCCACCGGCAGCCGCCGATGGACGGAGCCGCCTGA
- a CDS encoding NADPH:quinone reductase, with translation MRAISYTKSGGPDVLELTDRPVPEPGPGEVRVKVAFSGVNPTDWKSRAGTDPAFPDGQIPNQDGSGTVEAVGEGVDPVLVGERVWIWEAAYQRPWGTAAEHTVVPARQVVLLGPDPSFELGAALGIPFLTAHRCLTVAESLPDRIGPGSLTGHAVLVQGGAGAVGNAAIQLARWADATVIATVSSPQKAQLAAAAGATHVIDYKQQDVVAEVRKIVPHGVDAIVEVAAAQNAAVDAQVIGLHGAVAIYAATGDQGITIPIRSQMAPNARWQFVLVYAEPERAKAIGVEDVNAAVLDGAVRVGGEAGLPLHVYPLAETAVAHQAVEEGAVGKVLIDVTA, from the coding sequence GTGCGAGCGATCTCCTACACCAAGTCCGGCGGCCCCGACGTCCTCGAGCTGACCGACCGGCCCGTTCCCGAGCCCGGTCCGGGCGAGGTGCGGGTCAAGGTCGCCTTCTCCGGGGTCAACCCGACCGACTGGAAGTCCCGTGCCGGCACCGATCCGGCCTTCCCGGACGGGCAGATCCCCAACCAGGACGGCTCGGGCACCGTCGAGGCGGTCGGCGAGGGCGTCGACCCCGTGCTGGTCGGCGAGCGGGTGTGGATCTGGGAGGCGGCCTACCAGCGGCCGTGGGGCACCGCCGCCGAGCACACCGTCGTCCCCGCCCGGCAGGTGGTGCTGCTCGGGCCGGACCCGTCGTTCGAGCTGGGCGCGGCCCTGGGCATCCCGTTCCTCACCGCGCACCGCTGCCTGACCGTCGCCGAGTCGCTGCCCGACCGCATCGGCCCCGGCTCGCTGACCGGGCACGCGGTGCTCGTGCAGGGCGGCGCGGGCGCGGTCGGCAACGCCGCGATCCAGCTCGCCCGCTGGGCCGACGCCACCGTGATCGCGACGGTGAGCAGCCCGCAGAAGGCGCAGCTCGCCGCGGCCGCCGGCGCCACGCACGTGATCGACTACAAGCAGCAGGACGTCGTGGCGGAGGTCCGCAAGATCGTCCCGCACGGCGTGGACGCGATCGTCGAGGTGGCCGCGGCCCAGAACGCCGCCGTGGACGCTCAGGTGATCGGCCTGCACGGCGCGGTGGCGATCTACGCCGCGACCGGCGACCAGGGCATCACCATCCCGATCCGCTCGCAGATGGCGCCCAACGCCCGCTGGCAGTTCGTGCTGGTCTACGCCGAGCCGGAGCGGGCCAAGGCGATCGGGGTGGAGGACGTGAACGCCGCCGTCCTGGACGGCGCGGTGCGCGTGGGCGGCGAGGCCGGGCTGCCGCTGCACGTCTACCCCCTCGCCGAGACCGCCGTGGCGCACCAGGCCGTCGAGGAAGGCGCCGTCGGCAAGGTCCTCATCGACGTCACCGCCTGA